One stretch of Pontiella desulfatans DNA includes these proteins:
- a CDS encoding tetratricopeptide repeat protein, with protein MPILSQPEGKAADYYRILERNPRPGYLFERFRDAWLEQHDLAELETFLAEEEMDLLLAFHYEAGGEPQRAVEVYGRLLEARPDWPQVLFYSASAHARLGHYPIAGKQVEKLLAQEPDAELRRKALALLGRCQVRAGRTEEGVQTWERMLADEGLDSGVADDLLDLLLAEGLHEKALELCNRMLAGTTDAFRGVELRMRKAIILVRLDRRDDAVACLREAFGKAGQGSWLRRDLLARIDRLYRGADNLDGLRMCLAEMRKVWPRSQQLQQRYAETLAATGKDAEALETARALVAAMPGEREVREWYAGFLLNLGETQEAIRLMVEFLDRFPDDNDLRLRMAALDEAKRTHWIWQYLEHSAARESDYLRAARELKRFGLDNEATSVYMEMLARWPESFDGREAVALHLARQGGVQLKLAMKHYEWLAVRCDLETLVRLSKTLLAVNDAPAAAHLLALRTDDFANEYRFAAARYEAAFAAGELDQALELGWVRVDLAQAPAELERSVAELLYLLKMEKKTKAWSERLENEQGRGIGRTWLLASLYLDAGEPGQADALLIGNPALRPCRLMLARHTRNLELLEQLLLELVEDDPASKSKWLRELVDVLHRAGKTGEALEWIAVWKGVSPNSTRPYELERDVLLEANRPDEAVAALRRAVARFDDSKELRRGLGLLYEKTGRAREAEQLYWRMLNAEEELRERLSLLADLIRVAQAGDRLDLLVEELERRSEKSGEALFPLLGLVECHRADRNVAARSEALERVLELRPNDLRVLREKARLEEELGNHAAARDLMLRIAQSDAPGDALRKVAEYELLFGDEQQAARLLDDPRLETADVVALAETLLEKGCLPLLTGFLREQATADADFDLLYLYALSLEEGGQPARAVEAFGRVLALADADSGNELERVLDSMRAGDAAYAYRQNGRLGPSGGWKPRDVPTAKRYALAHLGQLLAALPQGQRKAPPVPYGRLLLIDARWPLSSPEWWNEALRLYPDSDELALKRLSIAPQTLESEAAVRAALAHVPEGEPGVALDVLMRFLEKYPALIDQLPGVAGRMMQRTADLEKLAKAVGRRAMPRDPLREVPPGLAALVAPILEKAEATEGFPPGALHQLRMQQALLDGDYAAVAELLRQRFDREVDPKPVPPRTTASTRFPPDGLFDADALILQGLAGEVFFRDGLMEALRGRDDARLYCALALAHLNAPEEEVAARMEAIGAQAAPTDDERFALVCWHAERKPEQALRLMLELAEADAASGHRAWVEAMLLALAAPMDPVPENLKPELCGQLERMKPATHLGQKERFQLLALAERLGLPVESFFPAPGAAVAARPARTVHRVPDPYQQVRELIQKKQTAAALELVAGMLRKEAQSHLFSPQAAAPSSHHLVNSVREIQRNKLGPELLGGLAPKDDAPHPRRVFEHAFSCEMLGERDRALASYQRLYALRPEWRGATVRYVHLLALADPEAAAKVVAGFSPRMLAALVGMLQATLQDRSVTHEQRLALCGLVAKGLVDTPAPARNEFSNASMQLQQAVAANDWHEHRRGSLPGLFSVQEKGAFAEGWQPPDDFAQDAALAAIQQRRRELYLDMCKTMARIDALRLEGFTQLMRYLDHVGLAPDPGELLPLAEHILREGKGTAWSYSRGSGRGRTVSPMTFYLLEQRRAGRLDAVEALLGELAESNIYRDALAALLRIQAMEDGPDYAAAVGETLASRNWGYGFHEALLKLHDMDGRTTDLDAVFWERVRGWNGNYGASARSSAIAAWIDAKQEEADPQATVGFVQRLLEVSFSQSERELLGSVAEGGIGRQTHPSAYAKYQQVVQVLNQVGYRPDTVPGLVDLLAGYDHSIQEGRAAADLFRSHSSEAVRDAWLEQFGLFADWADYPFRTLPNARQPMLDLVLIRLRGAAGTASRERLMALETPTFGEGVLRVLLDTRSTSERPSRMLDYLEGQAETIVADPARHNDLFRWFDALVRASRSSVDPAGGGDVLALYNRWKVEHGLRRCERLLALDAADALANWNHWKQEWGEVVKALSATHPEELLAMSVHLAHVQRLEALAGGRAMDGAQVLRSMFGQASYTEAEARLAERMVDALADDPARAWLREYRRMLSYRMFERVERRLRAEGADQRTARFGACCEILAVLLDGHGTALEGVQSCVARIDRNDFPKLAAWLAEAQLPESDMKRLLETYLAGREGDAAWVKAYLSDESKPPGERLQAYSWLVGTGADKLAVLDEPELVLGLLELGGDGPTDPIPGNAYLTLVHHVRGMEPVKDRLALAQRLFVLWKGGKVNLSGADANSLRLLAGLAAEVGLVEEAVAFLSTPELAESPQTYAVALRHGLDAFVAEQLPRKLLGLENAYRAAEVWINKEAAGRREAIAAQVADPELRLLVELFIAVLPVKAGQNKYLVDHKTLVPLLKRAAEELTKPEHVEWVATTMEHNRIKQGLEPINRLYAETMSVSTVLRKNDRAMSNIYLRYLGELAAETNLVRLGELADQLVGNVGADDVRHAHRKSVCNALVKYTVESGDQALMETGMAIGFGLWAQERAAGWVGDRQSCYWFVGKAASMGMKDPAAALLAVPELLACPETYAVALRAGLDAFVADRLPDHLLALENNYAPQRVWIPQEAAERREAIALPVDDAAMRLLVELFVAILPTRTEGDRFLVDAETLEPLLARAACELTDPEQIRWVVNTFIYGATKEAVPEFDQFFTRKMPADVVLHVSTGHLLDAYGRYVDELAASRDYARLSEIVDRLNGGISAADLESPGSRRFCDRLVRYALYSGNDSLVPKGIGLGMQVEGLANPDQEPKRGDVLRKHGWVEFDPSVYGLDLVDDSERLDAFDRFDVEIMKTIQHRFTLLGLDPDKAPDRSRGQRAILADWIERAGRTGFAPLRKTLYMFLWNYGTTQEELAAHSAWLDGQGGESLMQDQVKAILAMVRLQKGGGEEQALLSDVSRYLGRPDLDVAEKVRVCVKITSDLSSKQRKALVPVVLGALAESDALAMSHGYTVLPSAPVPPGLEDYPLYQRIANGRFRRLALLEDEEKRDKDTRESALLLLETLFALGRTDDALGLMNDEGFQLYLEPKAFALALENGQVEWCEQRVEELVLSYAPPGGHRELVPDSPAVQRLIDSVDDPDIQLAARVLFWELARKTSSRDKMVFDGVDPVGHVFSNPLCGIQVRRLLESRGMADPTDPDPCTAAWIASVNLDELPQLVEKFTLLEREAFERFVYGLFEGGQMARVCAMYERLAAETFDVPTADWLVDLPVTRNGTYCYSMYRGRAIKAPARFKDVDVESWKVLLEAMDRIHRNSESRRWLSNDVARAAFCISALLEDPKFLESLKINRVSRPALLFPAFTLYSGAHWDYANYAKMERALSGYVSALQAAKARGGTNEPGRQPWPEVAADVLNYFPYSKNKTHWSRFLVETFPDLFPSLVQGGTAGKKVSDGVFLKALREGELEWCKEYVEGFVVSFSPLSGRRPAVEESPALLELAESVSDPALRLAARLMFWEMARRSSSKDRLDVDIEALGEMEFADPLCAVQVYHVLENRGLVGAAELERYACAWVDDTGLDAVLGRIKDLSSLEFVAFETYINALLDSGRIGEVCAIYEKLCKQTYWANLANRLVELPSLRTEALRFQLSKGQPVTAPGRFNPVDIERWFELLKLTDRLHATSTPDKWDSNVVGAPYLVASILSGRPGEFRKFHRRGVGRASTTFPVFTLFAGLQDGDADPEKMKDVLEQFCAALTRYKASGEINTLNHMKWSSVTSAVLATYPYSEDREKWFEVLAGIVPEPLDREALLKPR; from the coding sequence ATGCCGATCCTGTCGCAACCGGAGGGGAAGGCGGCGGACTATTACCGGATACTGGAACGGAATCCACGACCGGGCTATCTCTTCGAACGCTTCCGCGATGCCTGGCTGGAGCAGCACGACCTGGCGGAGCTTGAGACGTTCCTGGCCGAGGAGGAGATGGATCTCCTGCTTGCGTTCCACTATGAGGCCGGCGGCGAACCCCAGCGCGCGGTCGAGGTCTACGGCCGCCTGCTCGAAGCCCGTCCCGACTGGCCGCAGGTGCTGTTCTACAGCGCATCCGCCCACGCGCGGCTCGGCCACTATCCGATCGCCGGGAAGCAGGTGGAAAAGCTGTTGGCGCAGGAGCCCGATGCCGAGCTGCGGCGCAAGGCGCTGGCATTGCTGGGGCGTTGCCAGGTGCGTGCGGGGCGGACGGAAGAGGGCGTGCAAACCTGGGAGCGCATGCTCGCCGACGAAGGGTTGGATTCCGGCGTCGCCGACGATCTGCTCGACCTGCTGCTTGCCGAAGGGCTCCACGAAAAGGCGCTGGAGCTTTGCAACCGGATGCTGGCCGGAACCACCGATGCGTTTCGCGGTGTTGAGCTGCGTATGCGCAAGGCGATCATCCTCGTCCGGCTCGACCGGCGCGACGATGCGGTGGCCTGCCTGCGCGAAGCCTTCGGGAAGGCGGGGCAGGGCTCGTGGTTGCGGCGCGACCTGCTCGCGCGTATCGATCGGCTCTATCGCGGCGCCGACAATCTGGACGGCCTGCGCATGTGCCTCGCCGAGATGCGGAAGGTGTGGCCCCGGTCGCAGCAGCTGCAACAGCGATATGCCGAAACGCTGGCGGCGACCGGGAAGGATGCCGAGGCGCTCGAAACCGCGCGCGCGCTGGTGGCGGCGATGCCCGGCGAGCGCGAGGTGCGCGAATGGTATGCCGGGTTCCTGCTCAACCTCGGCGAGACGCAGGAGGCCATCCGCCTCATGGTGGAGTTCCTTGACCGCTTCCCGGACGACAACGACCTGCGCCTGCGCATGGCCGCGCTCGACGAAGCAAAACGCACGCACTGGATTTGGCAATACCTTGAACATTCGGCCGCCCGCGAATCGGACTATCTGCGGGCGGCGCGGGAACTCAAGCGCTTCGGGTTGGATAACGAAGCCACCTCGGTCTACATGGAAATGCTGGCCCGTTGGCCGGAGTCGTTCGACGGCCGCGAGGCCGTTGCGCTGCACCTGGCGCGGCAGGGCGGCGTGCAGTTGAAGCTGGCCATGAAGCACTATGAGTGGCTCGCGGTTCGCTGCGACCTCGAGACGCTGGTCCGGCTTTCGAAGACCCTGCTGGCGGTGAACGATGCCCCCGCCGCCGCGCACCTGCTGGCCCTGCGCACGGACGATTTCGCGAACGAGTATCGTTTTGCGGCGGCGCGCTACGAGGCGGCCTTCGCCGCTGGCGAGCTGGACCAGGCGCTGGAGCTTGGGTGGGTTCGCGTAGACCTGGCCCAGGCGCCGGCCGAACTCGAACGCTCGGTGGCGGAGCTGCTCTATCTGCTTAAGATGGAAAAGAAAACCAAGGCCTGGAGCGAGCGCCTGGAAAACGAGCAGGGGCGTGGCATCGGGCGCACATGGCTGCTCGCTTCGCTCTATCTCGACGCGGGCGAGCCCGGCCAGGCCGACGCGCTGCTCATCGGCAATCCGGCACTCAGGCCGTGCCGCCTGATGCTCGCCCGGCATACGCGGAACCTGGAATTGCTGGAGCAGCTGTTGCTCGAACTGGTCGAGGACGATCCGGCGTCGAAGTCCAAGTGGCTGCGGGAGCTGGTGGACGTGCTCCACCGCGCCGGCAAGACCGGTGAGGCCCTGGAGTGGATTGCGGTATGGAAGGGGGTGTCGCCCAATTCAACGCGGCCCTACGAACTGGAGCGCGACGTGCTGCTGGAGGCCAACCGTCCCGATGAAGCGGTGGCCGCCCTGCGCCGCGCGGTGGCGCGCTTCGACGATTCGAAGGAGCTGAGGCGCGGGTTGGGTTTGCTCTATGAAAAGACCGGCCGCGCCCGGGAGGCGGAGCAACTCTACTGGCGGATGCTCAATGCCGAGGAAGAGCTGCGCGAACGGTTGTCGCTGCTCGCCGACCTGATCCGCGTGGCGCAGGCGGGCGACCGCCTGGATCTGTTGGTCGAGGAGCTGGAGCGTCGTTCCGAAAAGTCGGGCGAGGCGTTGTTCCCCTTGCTGGGCTTGGTCGAGTGCCACCGGGCCGACCGCAATGTCGCCGCCCGTAGCGAGGCGCTGGAGCGCGTGCTCGAACTGCGCCCGAACGATCTCCGCGTCCTGCGCGAAAAGGCGCGGCTCGAGGAGGAGCTCGGCAACCATGCCGCCGCGCGCGACCTGATGCTGCGCATTGCCCAATCCGATGCCCCCGGCGACGCCTTGCGCAAGGTGGCGGAATATGAACTGCTGTTCGGCGATGAGCAGCAGGCGGCCCGGCTGCTGGACGATCCGCGGCTGGAGACGGCCGACGTGGTGGCGCTGGCGGAAACGCTCCTGGAAAAAGGCTGCCTTCCGCTGCTGACCGGTTTCCTGCGGGAGCAGGCCACGGCGGATGCGGATTTCGACCTCCTCTACCTGTATGCCCTCTCGCTGGAAGAGGGCGGCCAACCCGCCCGCGCGGTGGAAGCCTTTGGGCGGGTGCTGGCCTTGGCCGATGCCGATTCCGGCAACGAGTTGGAGCGGGTGCTCGATTCCATGCGGGCCGGCGACGCGGCCTATGCCTATCGCCAAAACGGCCGTTTGGGTCCTTCGGGGGGCTGGAAGCCGCGCGATGTTCCAACGGCAAAGCGCTATGCGCTGGCCCACCTCGGCCAGCTGCTTGCCGCATTGCCGCAGGGGCAGCGCAAGGCGCCTCCGGTTCCGTATGGACGGTTGTTGCTCATCGACGCTCGCTGGCCCCTGTCGAGTCCGGAGTGGTGGAACGAGGCGCTTCGCCTTTATCCCGATTCGGACGAGCTGGCCCTGAAGCGCCTGTCCATCGCCCCGCAAACGCTGGAATCCGAGGCGGCGGTTCGCGCCGCGTTGGCGCACGTTCCGGAAGGGGAGCCGGGCGTGGCCTTGGATGTGCTGATGCGGTTCCTCGAAAAGTATCCGGCCCTGATCGACCAGTTGCCCGGGGTGGCCGGGCGGATGATGCAACGAACCGCCGACCTCGAAAAACTGGCGAAGGCGGTCGGGCGGCGCGCCATGCCCCGCGACCCGTTGCGGGAGGTTCCGCCCGGGCTGGCCGCGCTGGTGGCGCCGATCCTGGAAAAGGCCGAGGCGACCGAAGGCTTTCCCCCGGGGGCGCTGCATCAGCTGCGCATGCAGCAGGCGCTGCTGGACGGGGATTATGCCGCCGTGGCGGAGCTGCTCCGGCAACGGTTCGACCGCGAGGTGGATCCGAAGCCGGTACCGCCACGGACGACCGCAAGCACCCGCTTCCCTCCCGACGGGCTGTTCGATGCCGATGCGCTGATTCTGCAAGGGCTGGCCGGGGAGGTGTTCTTTCGCGACGGGCTGATGGAGGCGTTGCGCGGGCGGGACGATGCCCGCTTGTATTGCGCCTTGGCCCTCGCCCATTTGAATGCGCCCGAGGAAGAGGTTGCCGCGCGCATGGAGGCCATCGGGGCGCAGGCGGCGCCGACGGACGACGAGCGTTTTGCGCTCGTCTGTTGGCATGCGGAACGGAAGCCGGAGCAGGCGCTGCGGTTGATGCTGGAGCTGGCCGAAGCCGATGCCGCGTCCGGCCATCGCGCATGGGTCGAGGCGATGTTGTTGGCCTTGGCCGCGCCGATGGATCCGGTTCCCGAAAACCTGAAGCCGGAATTGTGCGGGCAGTTGGAGCGGATGAAACCGGCGACGCACCTGGGGCAGAAGGAGCGGTTTCAATTGCTGGCCTTGGCTGAACGGCTGGGACTGCCGGTCGAATCCTTCTTCCCTGCCCCGGGGGCGGCCGTGGCGGCCCGGCCCGCGCGCACGGTGCACCGGGTGCCCGATCCCTACCAGCAGGTCCGCGAGCTGATCCAGAAAAAGCAGACCGCCGCCGCGCTCGAGCTCGTGGCCGGCATGCTCCGGAAGGAGGCGCAGTCGCACCTCTTTTCGCCGCAGGCCGCCGCGCCATCCAGCCACCACCTGGTGAACAGCGTTCGCGAAATCCAGCGCAACAAGCTGGGGCCGGAGCTGCTGGGCGGGTTGGCGCCGAAGGATGACGCCCCGCATCCGCGGCGCGTCTTCGAGCATGCCTTCTCGTGCGAAATGCTGGGGGAGCGCGACCGTGCGCTGGCGAGCTACCAACGGTTGTATGCCCTGCGTCCCGAATGGCGCGGCGCCACCGTGCGCTATGTCCATTTGCTGGCCTTGGCCGATCCGGAGGCGGCCGCCAAGGTGGTCGCCGGGTTCTCGCCGCGGATGCTGGCGGCGTTGGTTGGCATGTTGCAAGCCACGCTGCAGGACCGGAGCGTAACCCACGAGCAGCGGCTGGCCTTGTGCGGGCTGGTGGCGAAGGGGTTGGTCGACACCCCGGCCCCGGCGCGGAACGAATTTTCCAATGCCTCCATGCAGCTGCAGCAGGCCGTGGCCGCGAACGATTGGCACGAGCACCGGCGCGGCTCGCTGCCCGGGCTTTTTTCCGTTCAGGAAAAGGGGGCCTTCGCCGAAGGCTGGCAACCTCCGGACGACTTTGCGCAAGATGCCGCGTTGGCCGCGATCCAGCAGCGGCGGCGCGAGCTCTATCTGGACATGTGCAAGACCATGGCGCGCATCGATGCGTTGAGGCTGGAGGGGTTCACGCAGCTGATGCGCTACCTCGACCATGTGGGCCTGGCGCCCGATCCCGGCGAGCTCCTTCCGCTGGCCGAGCATATCCTGCGCGAGGGCAAGGGAACCGCCTGGAGCTATTCGCGCGGGTCCGGCCGCGGCCGCACGGTTTCGCCCATGACGTTCTATCTGCTGGAGCAGCGGCGGGCCGGCCGGCTGGACGCGGTGGAGGCGTTGCTCGGCGAGTTGGCGGAATCGAACATCTACCGCGATGCCCTGGCCGCCCTGCTGCGCATCCAGGCCATGGAGGACGGGCCGGACTATGCCGCGGCGGTGGGCGAAACGTTGGCCTCGCGGAATTGGGGCTACGGTTTCCATGAGGCGTTGCTGAAGCTGCACGATATGGACGGGCGCACGACCGATCTCGACGCCGTCTTCTGGGAGCGCGTGCGCGGCTGGAACGGCAACTATGGCGCGAGTGCCAGAAGCAGCGCCATTGCGGCGTGGATCGATGCGAAGCAGGAGGAGGCCGATCCGCAGGCGACGGTCGGTTTCGTGCAACGCCTGCTGGAGGTTTCGTTCTCGCAGTCCGAGCGGGAACTGTTGGGGTCGGTGGCCGAGGGGGGAATCGGGCGGCAGACCCATCCCTCGGCCTACGCGAAATACCAGCAGGTGGTTCAGGTGCTGAACCAGGTTGGGTATCGCCCGGATACGGTGCCGGGGCTGGTGGATCTGCTGGCCGGGTATGACCATTCCATCCAGGAAGGGCGCGCGGCGGCCGACCTGTTCCGTAGCCATTCGTCGGAGGCGGTGCGCGATGCCTGGCTGGAGCAGTTCGGGCTGTTCGCCGATTGGGCGGACTATCCCTTCCGCACCCTGCCAAACGCGCGCCAACCGATGCTGGACCTGGTGCTGATCCGCCTGCGCGGGGCCGCAGGCACGGCCAGCCGCGAACGGTTGATGGCTCTCGAAACCCCCACCTTTGGCGAAGGGGTGCTGCGGGTGCTGCTGGATACGCGCAGTACTTCGGAGCGCCCCTCCAGGATGCTGGACTATCTCGAGGGGCAGGCGGAAACCATTGTGGCGGATCCGGCCCGGCACAACGACCTGTTCCGCTGGTTCGATGCGCTCGTGCGGGCCTCGCGCTCCTCGGTTGATCCGGCCGGCGGCGGGGACGTGCTTGCGCTCTACAACCGCTGGAAGGTGGAGCATGGCCTGCGGCGCTGCGAACGGTTGCTGGCCTTGGATGCGGCGGATGCGCTGGCCAACTGGAACCATTGGAAGCAGGAGTGGGGCGAGGTGGTGAAGGCGCTCTCCGCCACCCATCCGGAGGAGCTGCTGGCGATGTCGGTGCACCTGGCGCACGTGCAACGGCTCGAAGCGCTGGCGGGGGGGCGCGCGATGGATGGTGCGCAGGTGTTGCGGAGCATGTTTGGCCAGGCGTCGTATACGGAGGCGGAAGCCCGGTTGGCCGAGCGCATGGTCGATGCGTTGGCCGACGATCCGGCGCGCGCCTGGTTGCGGGAATACCGGCGCATGCTCAGCTACCGCATGTTCGAGCGGGTGGAGCGGCGGTTGCGTGCGGAAGGCGCCGACCAGCGCACGGCCCGGTTCGGGGCGTGCTGCGAAATCCTGGCCGTGCTGCTCGATGGCCACGGTACCGCGCTGGAGGGGGTGCAGAGCTGCGTGGCCCGCATCGACCGCAACGATTTCCCGAAGCTGGCGGCATGGCTGGCGGAGGCGCAACTGCCCGAGTCCGACATGAAGCGCCTGCTGGAAACCTACCTGGCCGGCCGGGAGGGCGATGCCGCATGGGTGAAGGCCTATCTTTCCGATGAATCCAAACCACCCGGGGAGCGGTTGCAGGCCTATTCCTGGCTTGTTGGAACGGGCGCGGACAAGCTGGCGGTGCTGGATGAGCCGGAGCTGGTGCTGGGACTGCTCGAGCTGGGCGGCGATGGGCCAACCGACCCTATTCCGGGCAACGCCTACCTGACCCTAGTCCATCATGTGCGGGGCATGGAACCGGTGAAGGACCGCCTGGCCCTGGCGCAGCGGTTGTTCGTGTTGTGGAAGGGGGGAAAGGTCAACCTGTCGGGCGCCGATGCCAACAGCCTGCGCCTGCTGGCGGGATTGGCCGCCGAGGTGGGGCTCGTTGAAGAGGCGGTTGCATTCCTTTCAACGCCGGAGCTGGCGGAGAGCCCGCAGACCTATGCCGTGGCCCTGCGCCATGGGCTGGATGCCTTCGTGGCGGAACAGCTGCCGCGCAAGTTGCTCGGCCTGGAGAACGCCTATCGGGCCGCGGAAGTGTGGATCAACAAGGAGGCCGCCGGGCGGCGCGAAGCCATCGCCGCGCAGGTTGCCGATCCGGAACTGCGTCTGCTGGTGGAGCTGTTCATCGCCGTGCTGCCGGTGAAGGCGGGCCAGAATAAATATCTGGTAGACCATAAAACCCTCGTTCCGCTGCTCAAGCGCGCCGCCGAGGAATTAACAAAACCGGAACATGTTGAGTGGGTGGCCACCACCATGGAGCACAACCGGATCAAGCAAGGCCTGGAGCCCATCAACCGGCTCTATGCCGAAACAATGAGCGTGTCGACCGTTCTGCGCAAGAATGATCGCGCCATGAGCAATATCTACCTGCGCTACCTCGGCGAGCTCGCCGCAGAAACCAACCTCGTCCGCCTAGGGGAACTTGCGGATCAATTGGTCGGGAATGTGGGCGCGGACGACGTTCGCCACGCCCACCGCAAAAGCGTTTGCAACGCCCTTGTGAAATACACGGTTGAGTCGGGCGACCAAGCGTTGATGGAAACGGGCATGGCCATCGGCTTTGGGTTGTGGGCTCAGGAACGGGCGGCTGGCTGGGTCGGGGATCGGCAATCCTGCTATTGGTTCGTTGGGAAGGCGGCCTCCATGGGCATGAAGGATCCGGCGGCCGCATTGCTGGCGGTGCCGGAGTTGTTGGCCTGTCCGGAAACCTATGCCGTTGCCTTGCGGGCGGGGCTCGATGCCTTTGTGGCGGATCGGTTGCCAGACCATTTGTTGGCGCTGGAAAACAACTATGCGCCGCAGCGTGTTTGGATTCCGCAGGAGGCGGCGGAACGTCGCGAGGCCATTGCGCTGCCGGTGGACGATGCGGCGATGCGTTTGCTGGTGGAGTTGTTTGTTGCCATCCTACCCACCCGGACGGAGGGGGACCGCTTCCTGGTGGATGCCGAGACCCTTGAACCGTTGCTGGCGCGTGCGGCGTGCGAGTTGACCGATCCGGAGCAGATTCGCTGGGTGGTGAATACCTTCATCTACGGGGCCACAAAAGAGGCCGTGCCGGAGTTCGACCAATTCTTCACCCGGAAAATGCCTGCCGACGTTGTTTTACACGTTTCCACCGGCCATTTGCTGGATGCCTATGGGCGCTATGTCGATGAGCTCGCCGCTTCCCGCGATTATGCGCGGTTGAGTGAAATCGTGGATCGGCTCAACGGCGGAATCTCTGCAGCCGACCTGGAGAGTCCGGGGAGTCGCCGGTTTTGCGACCGGCTGGTTCGCTATGCCCTCTATTCCGGCAACGATTCGCTGGTGCCCAAAGGTATTGGACTCGGCATGCAGGTGGAGGGGCTGGCGAATCCTGATCAGGAACCGAAACGCGGCGATGTCTTGCGGAAGCACGGATGGGTTGAGTTCGATCCCTCGGTCTACGGACTGGACTTGGTGGATGATTCGGAACGCCTTGATGCATTCGATCGGTTCGATGTCGAAATCATGAAGACGATCCAGCACCGGTTCACCCTGCTCGGCCTGGATCCAGACAAAGCCCCGGATCGGAGCCGGGGGCAGCGGGCGATCTTGGCGGATTGGATCGAGCGCGCCGGGCGGACTGGTTTTGCCCCGCTTAGAAAAACCCTATACATGTTCCTCTGGAACTACGGGACAACCCAAGAGGAGCTTGCCGCACATTCCGCTTGGCTTGATGGGCAGGGCGGGGAATCGCTTATGCAGGATCAGGTCAAGGCCATTCTGGCCATGGTGCGGTTGCAAAAGGGCGGGGGGGAAGAGCAAGCCCTGCTGTCTGATGTGTCCCGCTATCTTGGCCGTCCGGATCTGGACGTAGCCGAAAAAGTTCGCGTTTGCGTGAAGATCACCAGCGATCTCTCGTCGAAGCAGCGCAAGGCGTTGGTGCCGGTTGTGCTTGGCGCGTTGGCGGAGTCGGATGCGCTTGCCATGAGCCACGGGTATACCGTTTTGCCGTCTGCCCCGGTTCCGCCTGGCCTGGAGGACTACCCGCTCTACCAACGCATTGCCAACGGTCGGTTCAGAAGGCTGGCCCTGTTGGAAGACGAAGAAAAACGAGACAAGGATACGCGGGAATCGGCCCTGCTTTTGCTGGAAACGCTGTTTGCTTTGGGGCGGACGGACGATGCCCTTGGCTTGATGAACGACGAAGGCTTTCAACTATACCTGGAGCCGAAGGCCTTCGCCTTGGCGCTCGAAAACGGGCAGGTGGAATGGTGCGAACAGCGGGTGGAGGAGTTGGTGCTTTCCTATGCGCCGCCCGGAGGCCACCGGGAACTTGTGCCCGACAGTCCGGCGGTGCAACGCTTGATCGATTCGGTGGACGATCCCGACATCCAACTGGCGGCACGCGTTCTTTTCTGGGAATTGGCGCGAAAGACCAGTAGCCGCGACAAAATGGTTTTCGACGGGGTTGATCCGGTCGGCCACGTTTTCTCGAACCCGCTTTGCGGCATCCAGGTGCGCCGCCTCCTGGAGTCCCGCGGAATGGCCGATCCGACCGATCCCGACCCGTGCACCGCCGCGTGGATTGCATCGGTCAACCTGGATGAGCTGCCGCAGCTGGTGGAGAAGTTCACCCTCCTTGAACGGGAGGCGTTCGAACGTTTTGTCTATGGGTTGTTCGAGGGTGGCCAGATGGCGCGGGTTTGCGCGATGTACGAAAGGCTGGCGGCGGAAACGTTTGATGTTCCCACGGCCGACTGGCTTGTCGATCTCCCCGTGACGCGCAACGGCACCTATTGCTACAGCATGTACCGGGGACGCGCAATCAAGGCTCCCGCCCGGTTCAAGGATGTGGATGTTGAATCGTGGAAGGTGTTGCTGGAGGCCATGGATCGGATACACCGGAACAGCGAGTCCAGACGTTGGCTGTCCAACGATGTGGCCCGGGCGGCATTCTGCATTAGTGCCCTGCTTGAGGATCCGAAGTTTCTGGAAAGCTTAAAGATCAACCGCGTATCGCGCCCGGCCCTGCTGTTCCCCGCCTTCACGCTTTATTCGGGCGCGCATTGGGATTACGCCAACTATGCGAAAATGGAACGGGCGCTTTCGGGATATGTTTCCGCGCTCCAGGCGGCCAAGGCGAGGGGCGGGACTAATGAACCGGGGCGGCAACCCTGGCCGGAAGTGGCGGCTGATGTTTTGAACTATTTTCCCTACAGCAAGAACAAGACCCATTGGTCGCGCTTCCTCGTGGAAACCTTTCCCGACCTGTTCCCCTCGCTCGTGCAGGGGGGGACTGCCGGGAAGAAGGTTTCCGACGGTGTGTTCCTGAAGGCGCTTCGGGAGGGGGAGCTGGAGTGGTGCAAGGAGTATGTGGAGGGGTTCGTTGTTTCTTTCTCCCCGTTAAGTGGGCGCCGGCCGGCTGTGGAGGAAAGCCCCGCCCTGCTGGAGCTGGCCGAGTCCGTTTCCGATCCCGCCCTGCGGCTTGCGGCCCGTCTGATGTTCTGGGAAATGGCTCGTAGAAGCAGTAGCAAGGATCGATTGGATGTTGATATCGAGGCGCTTGGCGAAATGGAGTTTGCGGATCCGCTTTGCGCGGTGCAGGTGTACCACGTGCTGGAGAACCGGGGCTTGGTTGGCGCCGCCGAGTTGGAGCGGTATGCCTGTGCATGGGTGGACGACACCGGACTCGATGCGGTGCTCGGGCGCATTAAGGATTTATCCTCGCTGGAGTTCGTGGCGTTCGAGACCTACATCAATGCCCTGCTCGATAGCGGTCGCATCGGCGAGGTGTGCGCCATCTACGAAAAGCTATGCAAGCAAACCTACTGGGCAAACTTGGCGAACCGATTGGTTGAACTACCTTCCCTCCGCACCGAGGCGTTGCGTTTTCAGTTGTCCAAAGGACAGCCGGTGACCGCCCCGGGAAGGTTCAACCCGGTCGATATCGAACGGTGGTTCGAACTGCTCAAGTTAACCGATCGGTTGCACGCAACGAGCACTCCCGACAAATGGGATTCCAATGTGGTCGGCGCGCCCTATCTCGTTGCGAGTATCCTTTCCGGGCGGCCTGGCGAATTCAGGAAATTCCACCGACGGGGAGTGGGGCGGGCAAGCACGACGTTTCCGGTGTTCACCCTGTTCGCGGGGCTTCAGGACGGCGATGCCGATCCGGAGAAGATGAAGGACGTGCTGGAACAATTCTGTGCGGCCCTCACCCGGTACAAGGCAAGCGGAGAGATCAACACGCTCAATCATATGAAATGGAGTTCGGTGACTAGCGCGGTGCTGGCAACCTATCCCTACAGCGAGGATAGGGAAAAATGGTTCGAGGTGCTGGCGGGGATTGTACCCGAACCGCTCGACCGGGAAGCGTTGCTTAAACCCCGCTGA